Proteins co-encoded in one Alcanivorax sp. genomic window:
- a CDS encoding enoyl-CoA hydratase-related protein: MPTLESGLILVKNTESVMEITLNRPDKLNALTAVMYWDLVKLLKAAEESDDIRVVLFTGEGKSFSAGNDLMDFLNAAPGEAPAAAAFIDAIHVFPKAVVGAVQGNAVGVGTTMLLHMDLVVASEDAKFITPFADLGAVPEAGSAKLMPAWMGYQRAARMLLLGEPFTAAQALDAGLVAKVVKREELEATARNWAVTLAKKPPRALRESKRLMREAINKPLHEVVKEDLALFGELLQGDEAKAVIAAMVSKSK; this comes from the coding sequence ATGCCGACACTGGAAAGCGGGCTGATTCTGGTCAAGAACACTGAATCAGTCATGGAAATTACCCTGAACCGCCCTGACAAACTGAACGCGCTGACCGCCGTCATGTACTGGGATCTGGTCAAATTGCTCAAGGCTGCGGAAGAAAGCGATGACATTCGGGTGGTGTTGTTTACCGGTGAGGGCAAGTCTTTCAGTGCCGGCAACGACCTGATGGATTTCCTCAATGCGGCGCCGGGTGAAGCCCCTGCGGCAGCGGCCTTTATCGATGCCATTCACGTGTTCCCCAAGGCCGTGGTAGGCGCTGTCCAGGGCAATGCCGTGGGCGTGGGCACAACCATGCTGCTGCACATGGACCTGGTGGTGGCGTCGGAGGATGCCAAGTTCATTACCCCGTTTGCTGATCTGGGCGCCGTGCCGGAAGCCGGCTCTGCCAAATTGATGCCGGCCTGGATGGGTTACCAGCGTGCCGCCCGCATGCTGCTGCTGGGCGAACCCTTCACCGCCGCTCAGGCGTTGGATGCCGGTCTTGTCGCCAAGGTGGTCAAGCGCGAAGAGCTGGAGGCCACCGCTCGCAATTGGGCTGTCACCCTTGCCAAAAAGCCGCCCCGTGCCCTGCGCGAAAGCAAACGCCTGATGCGTGAAGCCATCAACAAGCCCTTGCATGAAGTGGTCAAGGAAGATCTGGCGCTGTTTGGTGAGTTGCTGCAAGGCGACGAAGCCAAAGCCGTGATCGCAGCCATGGTGAGCAAGAGCAAGTAA
- a CDS encoding Lrp/AsnC family transcriptional regulator, which translates to MSSSELAKLDRTDLRILEALQGNGGLSNQQLAEAVGLSPSPCSRRVQKLEAAGIIIKRETVLDARKLGLDLTVMIQISMDRHTPERFANFEERVASFPEVQQCYLVTGQDADYLLKVVVPDIDAYQHFLLNQITRIEGVSGVHSSFVMRRVVDTAALPLNYVEA; encoded by the coding sequence ATGAGCAGCTCTGAACTGGCAAAACTGGACCGTACCGACCTTCGCATCCTGGAGGCCCTGCAGGGCAATGGCGGCCTGAGCAACCAGCAACTGGCCGAGGCGGTGGGGCTGTCACCGTCGCCCTGCTCGCGCCGGGTACAGAAGCTGGAAGCCGCCGGCATCATCATCAAACGGGAAACCGTACTGGATGCCCGCAAACTGGGACTGGACCTGACCGTGATGATCCAGATCAGCATGGACCGCCATACCCCGGAGCGCTTCGCCAACTTCGAGGAAAGGGTGGCCAGCTTCCCGGAAGTACAGCAGTGCTATCTGGTCACCGGTCAGGACGCAGACTACCTGCTAAAAGTGGTGGTACCTGACATCGACGCCTACCAACACTTCCTGCTAAATCAGATCACCCGGATAGAGGGGGTCAGCGGGGTGCATTCCAGCTTTGTCATGCGGCGGGTGGTGGATACGGCGGCATTGCCATTGAATTACGTGGAGGCATAA
- a CDS encoding EAL domain-containing protein has translation MSYVLDNLRLLIAHDSQDEAEQLMNALRNAGRATRAELALGDDDLLRALKGGSWELMLCRPSFGDGTFEKAMAHLNRLGKAIPVILLADEFTPETVKEGMTHGARAVAPCNDRELISLMVDRLAEFLRLRKELQHSEIVRHDAEKRLSLLMDQSRDAIAYVLDGMHIHANDNYVEMFGYEDADDLAGVPIMDMVSAADHDKLKNLLRSRAQDENQTQELECKGVNTDGEEFDATFTFSPSTYDGEACTQIVIRAAGVNQSEIEERIREISEKDQVTGLFSRKWFIEQMDDAVAAAARESQLSAVLYLRLDDFEHHQSSLGIEGADEMLRAVANSLVENSGDASLARVDGEDFALLLPVEDTDVATELAEKMRKVVEQLMPEVSARTVQVTASVGVAFIREDARNSQNTLTTALKCCNHAQRANEGKGNSVKVHDPMDDVAAGSSEAIAMQLRQALEKSSFKLKYQPLMNLEDDSEHLFEVFVNLPQKEGDVLEAQDFMPVASEEGFAGKIDRWVVLNGMRAAAALGQPVKMLFNINGSSLADAGLADWMLKAMKAAKMEGRNVIFQFTEADATTYLKQAALFAQKVQFAGCKVSISRFGGGLDPFKLFEHIPASMVKFEGSFTQELAKPEGRARLADIVKQVSEGGRASVIGFVESAAQMQALWTLGGVNYLQGYYLQPPMDVLEIPETA, from the coding sequence ATGAGCTATGTCCTGGACAATTTACGCCTGCTGATCGCCCATGACTCCCAGGATGAAGCCGAGCAATTGATGAATGCCCTGCGTAATGCAGGCAGGGCAACCCGGGCCGAGCTGGCACTGGGCGATGATGATCTGCTGCGTGCGTTGAAGGGCGGTTCCTGGGAATTGATGCTCTGCCGTCCGTCCTTTGGCGATGGCACCTTTGAAAAGGCGATGGCCCATCTGAACCGCCTTGGCAAGGCCATTCCCGTCATTCTGCTAGCCGATGAATTTACTCCGGAAACCGTGAAAGAAGGTATGACCCACGGCGCCCGGGCTGTTGCCCCCTGCAATGATCGCGAGTTGATCTCCCTGATGGTGGATCGACTGGCCGAGTTCCTGCGCCTGAGAAAGGAGCTCCAGCATTCCGAGATCGTGCGGCACGATGCCGAGAAGCGCCTCTCCCTGCTCATGGACCAGAGCCGCGATGCTATCGCCTACGTGCTCGATGGCATGCATATCCATGCCAATGACAACTATGTGGAAATGTTCGGTTATGAGGATGCCGATGATCTGGCCGGCGTGCCGATCATGGACATGGTGTCCGCGGCGGACCACGACAAACTCAAGAACCTGCTTCGCAGCCGTGCCCAGGACGAAAACCAGACCCAGGAGCTGGAATGCAAGGGGGTAAATACGGACGGCGAAGAGTTCGATGCCACCTTCACTTTCTCTCCCAGTACCTATGATGGTGAAGCCTGCACCCAGATCGTGATCCGGGCCGCCGGCGTGAACCAGAGCGAGATTGAAGAGCGCATTCGCGAGATCAGCGAGAAAGATCAGGTCACAGGCCTGTTCAGCCGTAAGTGGTTCATTGAGCAGATGGACGATGCGGTGGCCGCAGCGGCCCGTGAGAGCCAGTTGTCTGCGGTGCTGTACCTGCGCCTGGATGACTTCGAGCACCATCAGTCCAGCCTGGGTATCGAAGGCGCAGACGAGATGCTGCGGGCCGTAGCGAACTCATTGGTCGAGAACAGTGGTGATGCCTCTCTGGCAAGAGTGGACGGCGAGGACTTTGCCCTGTTGCTGCCCGTGGAAGATACGGATGTGGCGACGGAGCTGGCAGAAAAGATGCGCAAGGTGGTGGAGCAGCTGATGCCCGAGGTGTCGGCGCGCACGGTGCAGGTCACCGCCAGCGTTGGCGTGGCGTTCATTCGTGAAGATGCCCGTAACAGCCAGAATACGCTGACCACCGCGCTCAAGTGTTGCAACCATGCCCAGCGTGCCAATGAAGGCAAAGGCAATAGCGTGAAGGTGCATGATCCCATGGATGATGTGGCAGCAGGCTCATCGGAAGCCATTGCCATGCAGCTGCGCCAGGCGCTTGAGAAAAGCAGTTTCAAGCTGAAATATCAGCCTCTGATGAATCTGGAAGACGATAGCGAACATCTGTTTGAGGTGTTCGTGAATCTCCCCCAGAAAGAAGGGGATGTGCTGGAGGCTCAGGACTTCATGCCCGTGGCGTCGGAGGAAGGCTTCGCTGGCAAGATCGATCGCTGGGTGGTGCTCAACGGCATGCGTGCCGCCGCCGCCCTGGGCCAGCCGGTGAAGATGCTGTTCAACATCAACGGCAGCTCCCTGGCCGATGCCGGTCTGGCGGACTGGATGCTCAAGGCCATGAAGGCCGCGAAGATGGAAGGCCGTAATGTGATCTTCCAGTTCACCGAGGCGGATGCCACCACCTACCTGAAACAGGCCGCCCTGTTTGCCCAGAAGGTACAATTTGCGGGCTGCAAGGTGTCCATCAGTCGTTTCGGCGGTGGTCTGGATCCGTTCAAACTGTTCGAGCACATACCTGCCAGCATGGTGAAGTTCGAAGGCTCCTTTACCCAGGAACTGGCCAAACCGGAAGGTCGGGCCCGCCTGGCAGACATCGTCAAGCAGGTCAGCGAAGGCGGCCGCGCCTCGGTCATCGGTTTCGTGGAATCCGCCGCCCAGATGCAGGCCCTGTGGACCCTCGGCGGGGTGAACTACCTGCAAGGCTACTACCTGCAACCGCCCATGGATGTGCTGGAGATTCCTGAAACAGCGTGA
- the efp gene encoding elongation factor P — protein MANYSTSEFKSGLKVMLDGDPCAIIENEFVKPGKGQAFNRVKLRNLKSGKVWERTFKSGDSLEGADVMDVSMQYLYADGEFWHFMDQTTFEQKAADEAAVGDAKQWLKEEDVCEITLYNGEPLSVNPPNFVELQIVETDPGLKGDTAGTGGKPATLSTGAVVRVPLFVQEGEIVKVDTRTGDYVGRIKS, from the coding sequence ATGGCCAACTATTCTACCAGTGAATTCAAGTCTGGCTTGAAAGTCATGCTCGATGGCGATCCCTGCGCCATTATCGAGAACGAATTTGTGAAGCCGGGCAAAGGCCAGGCGTTCAACCGTGTGAAGCTGCGTAACCTGAAATCCGGCAAGGTCTGGGAACGCACCTTCAAGTCTGGTGACTCCCTGGAGGGCGCCGACGTGATGGACGTCTCCATGCAGTACCTGTACGCCGACGGCGAGTTCTGGCACTTCATGGATCAGACCACCTTCGAGCAAAAAGCCGCCGATGAGGCTGCCGTGGGCGACGCCAAGCAGTGGCTGAAGGAAGAGGACGTGTGCGAGATCACCCTGTACAACGGTGAGCCGCTGTCCGTGAACCCGCCCAACTTCGTGGAACTGCAGATCGTGGAAACCGATCCGGGCCTGAAGGGCGACACCGCCGGCACCGGTGGCAAGCCTGCCACCCTGTCCACTGGCGCGGTGGTACGGGTACCGCTGTTTGTTCAGGAAGGCGAGATCGTCAAGGTCGACACCCGCACCGGTGACTACGTGGGCCGCATCAAAAGCTAA
- the epmB gene encoding EF-P beta-lysylation protein EpmB, whose amino-acid sequence MITQDAPGWELPDWQRQQADLITDPAELLALLDLDASLAPESLAAARDFPLRVPRAYAALMEKGNPDDPLLKQVLGVPAELEVVPGYGADPLEEGDHTPVPGLLHKYHGRALLVVTGACAVHCRYCFRRHFPYQSHLSGKRWEQALAWLADRPDINEVILSGGDPLTLTNRRIGQLLEALAEIPHLRRLRIHSRTPVVIPDRLDETLLALVSNPRWRTVLVLHANHPREISESLVVRGRQWQRAGVTLLNQSVLLAGVNDQLETLVALSDSLHEAGILPYYLHQLDKVAGAAHFAVPDTDARALHGALRAALPGFLVPRLSREEPGEPAKTVLAG is encoded by the coding sequence ATGATAACGCAGGACGCGCCCGGTTGGGAGTTACCTGACTGGCAGCGTCAGCAGGCGGACCTGATCACGGATCCGGCGGAGTTGTTGGCCCTGCTGGATCTGGACGCCTCTTTGGCGCCGGAATCGTTGGCGGCCGCCCGGGATTTCCCCTTGCGGGTACCGCGAGCCTATGCCGCCCTGATGGAAAAGGGAAACCCGGACGATCCCCTGTTGAAGCAGGTATTGGGTGTGCCGGCCGAGCTGGAGGTGGTGCCAGGCTACGGCGCGGATCCCCTTGAGGAGGGCGATCACACCCCGGTGCCCGGGTTGCTGCACAAATATCATGGCCGGGCCCTGTTGGTGGTAACCGGGGCCTGTGCGGTGCATTGCCGTTATTGCTTTCGTCGCCACTTCCCGTACCAGAGCCACCTGAGTGGCAAACGCTGGGAACAGGCGCTGGCCTGGCTGGCCGACAGGCCGGATATCAACGAGGTGATCCTCAGCGGTGGGGACCCGCTTACCCTGACCAACCGACGTATCGGACAGTTGCTGGAGGCGCTGGCTGAGATCCCGCACCTGCGCCGGTTGCGGATCCATAGCCGCACCCCGGTGGTGATTCCCGATCGTCTGGATGAGACGTTGCTGGCGCTGGTGAGCAACCCGCGCTGGCGTACGGTGCTGGTGCTGCATGCCAATCACCCCCGGGAAATCAGTGAATCCCTGGTTGTTCGGGGGCGGCAGTGGCAGCGGGCTGGCGTGACCCTCCTTAATCAGAGCGTCCTGCTGGCGGGGGTCAATGATCAGCTGGAGACGTTGGTGGCGCTCTCCGACAGCCTGCATGAGGCGGGCATTCTGCCTTACTACCTGCACCAGCTGGACAAGGTGGCAGGGGCGGCGCATTTCGCTGTCCCGGACACGGATGCCCGGGCCCTGCATGGGGCGCTGCGCGCCGCATTACCCGGCTTTCTGGTGCCCCGCCTGTCGCGGGAAGAGCCCGGAGAGCCGGCCAAAACCGTTCTGGCGGGCTAA
- the epmA gene encoding EF-P lysine aminoacylase EpmA produces the protein MPDEPTPVHDWQPTASIEAMKARAELMSTVRAFFAGHNVLEVDTPQLAHFGVSDLHIQCIPVPGYGYLQSSPEYHMKRLLAAGSGPIYQVCKAFRDGEAGGRHNPEFTMLEWYRPGFVLKDLVDECLALFAELFPDATSQHYHFRALFHQVTGLDPLKADDKALVKYAEQHGAPTGLDKTAAVDYLMATRVETALPADQLTVVSDFPGWAAALAQTHEDQDGAVVARRFEIYYRGLELANGYQELTEPQEQSRRFQQDSSLRKQQGLPPMAPDTHLLAAMNHGLPDCSGVAMGVERLLMAQQKAGRIDQVISFPWDRA, from the coding sequence ATGCCTGACGAGCCAACGCCAGTGCATGACTGGCAGCCCACCGCCTCCATTGAGGCCATGAAAGCGCGCGCTGAGCTAATGAGCACAGTGCGCGCTTTTTTTGCTGGCCATAATGTGCTGGAAGTCGATACCCCGCAGCTGGCCCATTTCGGGGTCAGCGACCTGCATATCCAGTGCATTCCGGTGCCAGGCTACGGTTACCTGCAAAGCTCGCCGGAATACCACATGAAACGGCTGTTGGCCGCTGGCAGCGGGCCGATCTATCAAGTCTGCAAGGCGTTCCGGGATGGCGAGGCCGGAGGCCGGCACAATCCCGAATTCACCATGCTGGAGTGGTACCGGCCGGGCTTTGTGCTCAAGGATCTGGTCGACGAATGCCTGGCCCTGTTCGCAGAGCTGTTTCCCGACGCCACCAGCCAGCACTATCACTTCCGCGCCCTGTTCCACCAGGTTACCGGGTTGGACCCGCTGAAGGCGGACGACAAGGCGCTGGTGAAATATGCCGAGCAACACGGCGCGCCCACGGGACTGGATAAAACCGCCGCCGTGGATTACCTGATGGCCACGCGGGTGGAAACCGCCCTGCCCGCCGACCAGCTTACCGTGGTCAGCGACTTCCCCGGCTGGGCCGCCGCCCTGGCCCAAACCCATGAAGATCAGGATGGGGCTGTGGTCGCCCGGCGCTTCGAGATTTACTACCGCGGGCTGGAACTGGCCAACGGCTATCAGGAACTCACCGAACCGCAAGAGCAATCGCGCCGCTTTCAGCAGGACAGCTCCCTGCGAAAACAGCAGGGACTCCCTCCCATGGCACCAGACACTCACCTGCTGGCGGCCATGAATCACGGCCTCCCGGACTGCAGCGGCGTGGCCATGGGAGTAGAAAGGTTGCTCATGGCACAACAAAAGGCCGGCCGCATCGATCAGGTCATCAGCTTCCCCTGGGATCGAGCCTAA
- a CDS encoding alpha/beta hydrolase yields the protein MQSGTVSSNGIELFYESRGPETGETIVFVMGLSAQMVFWPEPLLDSLVERGYRVIRFDNRDVGKSSRIRRRLKHGPLTAIMRGYVGLSVDAPYTLHDMVDDTVGLLDALEVDRAHLVGASMGGMISQLMAGKYPERVLSLTSIMSSNNSRLVPPPKPAALKALVAPRAKVETEDEFVAFGLDMMAKLAGTLPQGTEELADIYRQCWARGINPLGIRNQFLGIVATGALTPWLKKIECPSTVIHGGADPLIRPAGGKASARHIRGARLAILPGMGHDFPPSLLDRMGELIAETAGRANSVAQPAMA from the coding sequence ATGCAGTCAGGAACCGTATCCAGCAATGGGATCGAGCTCTTCTACGAGAGCCGGGGCCCCGAAACCGGTGAAACCATCGTGTTTGTCATGGGCCTGTCTGCCCAGATGGTGTTCTGGCCTGAGCCGCTGCTCGATAGCCTGGTGGAGCGGGGTTACCGGGTAATCCGCTTTGATAACCGGGATGTGGGCAAGTCGTCCCGGATTCGCCGCCGGCTCAAGCATGGGCCGCTGACCGCTATTATGCGTGGGTATGTCGGGTTGTCGGTGGATGCGCCCTACACCTTGCACGATATGGTCGATGACACGGTTGGCCTGCTGGATGCCCTGGAGGTCGACCGAGCTCATCTGGTGGGTGCTTCCATGGGGGGGATGATCAGTCAGCTGATGGCGGGCAAGTATCCTGAACGGGTGTTGTCACTCACCTCCATCATGTCCAGCAACAACAGCCGCCTGGTGCCCCCGCCGAAACCGGCCGCCCTCAAGGCACTGGTGGCACCGCGGGCAAAAGTGGAGACCGAAGACGAGTTTGTTGCCTTCGGTCTGGACATGATGGCCAAGTTGGCCGGCACCCTGCCCCAGGGCACCGAGGAGCTGGCGGACATCTATCGCCAGTGCTGGGCACGGGGCATCAATCCGCTGGGTATCCGTAACCAGTTCCTGGGCATTGTGGCCACCGGCGCACTCACGCCCTGGCTGAAGAAGATTGAGTGTCCGTCCACGGTCATTCACGGTGGGGCCGACCCGCTGATCCGTCCTGCCGGAGGCAAGGCCTCGGCACGTCATATTCGCGGCGCCAGGCTGGCCATCCTTCCCGGCATGGGCCATGACTTTCCGCCGTCCCTGCTGGATCGCATGGGCGAACTGATCGCCGAGACGGCAGGTCGCGCCAATTCGGTGGCGCAGCCTGCGATGGCTTGA
- the serB gene encoding phosphoserine phosphatase SerB, protein MREIILIQVSGNDRPGLTAAFTRILARYRLNILDIGQAVIHDTLSLGILVETPQDADSSAVLKDVLFEAHKLNINVRFRPIDEDRYEEWVAGQGKDRHIITLLARKITAEQLAEVTATVADNGLNIDSITRLSGRVHLEGEAAGSDNRACIEISVRGEPRDAESMRAAFLSIANDRNMDIAFQRDSAFRRNRRLVVFDMDSTLIRSEVIDELAVEAGVGDQVAEITERAMRGELDFNESFSARVALLKGLDEGALERVRERIQLTEGAKRLVGTLRALGYRTAILSGGFTWFGHWLQDLLGIDYVHANELEIEDGKVTGRVVGQIVNGQRKAELLKEIAAQEGISLEQTIAVGDGANDLPMLGEAGLGIAFRAKPLVKQNAEQAISTLGLDGILYLIGVRDKDQAELLKSN, encoded by the coding sequence GTGCGCGAGATCATCCTGATTCAGGTTTCCGGCAATGACCGTCCCGGTCTGACGGCCGCTTTCACCCGGATTCTGGCCCGTTACCGCCTGAACATCCTGGATATCGGCCAGGCGGTGATCCATGACACCCTGTCGCTGGGTATCCTGGTAGAAACCCCGCAGGATGCGGATTCCTCCGCCGTGCTCAAGGATGTGCTGTTCGAAGCCCACAAGCTCAACATCAATGTGCGCTTCCGGCCGATCGATGAAGACCGTTACGAAGAGTGGGTGGCCGGCCAGGGCAAGGACCGGCACATCATTACCCTGCTTGCCCGCAAGATCACCGCAGAGCAGCTGGCCGAGGTGACCGCTACGGTTGCGGATAACGGGCTCAACATTGACAGCATCACCCGCCTGTCGGGCCGGGTGCATCTTGAAGGGGAAGCCGCCGGCAGCGACAACCGGGCCTGCATCGAGATTTCCGTCCGTGGTGAGCCGCGTGACGCGGAATCCATGCGTGCCGCCTTCCTGTCCATTGCCAATGACCGGAACATGGACATCGCCTTCCAGCGCGACAGCGCCTTCCGCCGCAACCGGCGTCTGGTCGTGTTCGATATGGATTCCACCCTGATCCGCTCCGAAGTGATTGACGAGCTGGCCGTGGAGGCCGGCGTTGGCGACCAGGTGGCAGAGATCACTGAGCGTGCCATGCGTGGCGAGCTGGATTTCAATGAAAGCTTTTCTGCCCGGGTGGCCCTGCTGAAGGGGCTGGATGAAGGCGCGCTGGAGCGGGTGCGTGAGCGTATCCAGCTGACCGAAGGCGCCAAACGGCTGGTGGGCACCCTGCGCGCGCTGGGTTACCGCACTGCCATCCTGTCCGGCGGATTCACCTGGTTCGGCCACTGGCTGCAGGATCTGCTGGGCATTGATTACGTCCATGCCAATGAACTGGAAATCGAGGACGGCAAGGTGACTGGCCGGGTAGTGGGCCAGATCGTCAACGGCCAGCGAAAAGCCGAGCTCCTCAAGGAAATCGCCGCCCAGGAAGGGATCAGCCTGGAACAGACCATCGCCGTGGGCGACGGCGCCAACGACCTGCCCATGCTCGGCGAAGCCGGCCTCGGCATCGCCTTCCGCGCCAAACCCCTGGTCAAGCAAAACGCCGAACAAGCCATCTCCACCCTGGGCCTGGACGGTATCCTCTATCTGATCGGGGTGCGGGACAAGGATCAGGCGGAGCTTCTGAAGAGCAATTAA
- a CDS encoding NAD(P)H-dependent oxidoreductase — translation MKHLLIVAHAPSPNTLKLREAASRGAGHEDIEDVSVTVKAPLEAGPEDVMACDGILLGTTENLGYMSGALKDFFDRTYYAVLEEKQGLPCALYIRAGHDGTGTRRAVETIVTGLRWNWVQDPLVLRGDWQEAFEGQVEELGMYLAAGLDAGVF, via the coding sequence ATGAAACATCTGCTGATCGTCGCCCATGCCCCCTCCCCCAACACCCTGAAACTGCGTGAGGCCGCGTCTCGGGGGGCCGGGCATGAGGATATCGAGGATGTGTCCGTTACCGTGAAGGCGCCGCTGGAAGCCGGGCCGGAGGATGTGATGGCCTGTGACGGCATCCTGCTGGGCACCACGGAAAACCTGGGCTACATGAGTGGCGCTCTGAAAGACTTCTTTGACCGCACTTATTACGCCGTACTGGAGGAAAAACAGGGCCTGCCCTGCGCGCTCTACATTCGCGCCGGCCACGACGGCACCGGCACCCGCCGCGCCGTGGAAACCATTGTCACCGGCCTGCGCTGGAACTGGGTACAGGATCCGCTGGTATTGCGCGGGGACTGGCAGGAAGCCTTCGAGGGACAGGTTGAGGAGCTGGGGATGTATCTGGCCGCGGGGCTGGATGCGGGGGTGTTTTAG